A single window of Kitasatospora sp. HUAS MG31 DNA harbors:
- a CDS encoding AIPR family protein has product MTAADATPPTVFSAFAGRDDLQAYGDNGLILFALQLSLGIDDIHSVAATALTDGNNDKKCDLVYVDLDRERVIVGQAYFTQKNSKEAPANKASDLNTAVTWLLKGPLEGLPENLRYAAEEVREAFRADKVREFDIWYCHNLPESTNVRTELDQVAHTAKALISSEFPNARTTSISASEIGQARLEEYYLRTRNPISVTETFRIPIQGGFEASGEKWRSFCTSVQGAWLRDLWKKHESDLMSPNVRDYLGIVRSERNINYGIKNTARDMPENFWVYNNGLTILVNSFSHQEPASPGDTAHLEISGMGIINGAQTTGSIGTLGEAEAERLGDTWIMARFVKCDDPDVLADIVKYNNTQNKVEASDFRSKDAVQDRLRKEFEKIPDSDYRGGRRGGTKDAIERSRNLLPDSTVAQALAAFHGKPNIAYNDTRRIWDEDGVYAQFYNEKTTARHVVFTYSLLRAVESAKLEISQIPDDQRTAAQARHMSYFRQRGAIHLMVSAVAECLETIITSAIPDRFSLHFSDNVGPKAAEEVWKPIVASCLPFAHQLTDAVSGGLKSADRVASAITNFQAMVEATAASNEDSYAEFARKVKYS; this is encoded by the coding sequence ATGACTGCAGCTGACGCGACGCCGCCAACAGTGTTCTCTGCTTTTGCAGGTCGTGACGATCTACAGGCCTACGGGGATAACGGGCTCATCCTGTTTGCTCTTCAGTTGAGCCTTGGAATTGACGACATCCACTCGGTAGCCGCGACAGCGCTCACAGACGGCAATAATGACAAGAAGTGCGACCTCGTCTACGTCGATCTGGACCGCGAACGAGTCATTGTCGGGCAAGCCTACTTCACCCAGAAGAACAGCAAGGAGGCCCCTGCCAATAAGGCGAGCGACCTGAATACGGCCGTAACATGGCTACTGAAGGGTCCACTAGAAGGATTGCCGGAGAATCTGCGATACGCCGCCGAGGAAGTCCGAGAGGCATTTCGGGCGGACAAGGTCCGCGAATTCGACATCTGGTACTGCCACAATCTCCCCGAGTCCACCAATGTGCGCACCGAGCTGGACCAAGTGGCCCACACGGCCAAGGCCCTAATTTCTAGTGAATTCCCCAATGCTCGAACCACATCCATTTCCGCATCGGAAATCGGCCAGGCGCGCCTCGAAGAGTACTATTTGCGGACTCGGAATCCAATCTCAGTCACCGAGACCTTCCGGATCCCGATCCAAGGCGGATTCGAGGCAAGCGGCGAGAAGTGGCGATCATTCTGCACTTCAGTACAAGGGGCATGGCTTCGCGACCTGTGGAAAAAGCATGAATCCGATTTGATGTCCCCCAACGTCCGCGACTATCTCGGAATCGTTCGATCCGAGCGCAACATCAACTACGGCATCAAGAATACTGCCCGCGACATGCCTGAGAATTTCTGGGTCTACAACAACGGCCTGACGATTCTCGTGAACTCGTTCTCTCACCAGGAGCCGGCCTCCCCCGGAGACACGGCCCACCTGGAGATTTCTGGAATGGGCATCATTAACGGCGCCCAGACCACGGGATCCATCGGCACGCTCGGCGAGGCGGAGGCGGAGCGGCTCGGAGACACCTGGATCATGGCCAGGTTCGTCAAGTGTGACGACCCCGACGTGCTGGCTGACATCGTCAAGTACAACAACACCCAGAACAAGGTGGAAGCCTCAGACTTCCGCAGCAAGGACGCCGTACAGGACCGCCTTCGAAAGGAGTTTGAAAAGATCCCGGATTCGGACTACCGGGGCGGGCGTCGCGGCGGCACAAAGGATGCAATCGAGAGGTCGCGAAACCTCCTGCCGGATTCGACAGTCGCACAGGCGCTTGCAGCTTTCCACGGGAAGCCCAACATCGCCTATAACGACACGCGACGCATCTGGGACGAAGATGGCGTCTATGCCCAGTTCTACAACGAGAAGACAACTGCAAGGCATGTCGTATTCACTTACTCGCTGCTGAGGGCAGTTGAGAGCGCGAAGCTTGAGATTTCCCAGATTCCTGACGACCAGCGAACGGCCGCGCAAGCGCGACACATGTCCTACTTTCGCCAGCGCGGGGCAATCCATCTGATGGTTTCAGCGGTAGCTGAGTGCCTTGAGACCATCATCACATCCGCCATTCCCGATCGCTTCTCGCTGCATTTCTCGGATAATGTCGGCCCAAAGGCGGCAGAAGAGGTCTGGAAGCCAATTGTAGCGAGCTGCCTTCCCTTCGCACATCAGCTCACCGATGCCGTATCTGGCGGCCTCAAGAGTGCGGACCGCGTCGCTTCCGCTATTACCAACTTCCAGGCAATGGTTGAAGCTACAGCAGCATCAAACGAGGACAGCTATGCGGAGTTTGCTCGCAAAGTGAAGTATTCGTAG